In a single window of the Nocardiopsis composta genome:
- a CDS encoding erythromycin esterase family protein, protein MSQEIRGLIPAPCDLLALGEPTHLEPSFGWVRNELFARLAGLGFRSIALESDRVAALAVDDYVREGAGSLDAVMDAGFSHGFGKAEANRALVAWMHAYNRDRPAEERLAFHGFDGPAETTEAPSPRPYLEYARDYLGLDLDIAGLVGDDERWARTEAILDPAASPGATPEAARLRAVADDMLVSLHARAPGLIAATSHTAWLRARTHLTAGLDLLRHHGQAAHRIDLGPRLNLLAATRASYMARNLLDIRTAEARRGPTLAFAHNLHLKPVPTGMAMAGEQLTWSSTGSIVAALSGEEYAFIAGGLGRSATIGLAGPGPDTYEAHLGAAVTTWDLVEAAAPASARPRTDAVPEQGYFPLDRETLDAAAAVLHIPDGPAAAASLRG, encoded by the coding sequence ATGAGCCAGGAAATCCGGGGTCTGATCCCCGCCCCATGCGACCTGTTGGCCCTCGGTGAGCCGACGCATCTGGAACCCTCCTTCGGCTGGGTCCGCAACGAGCTGTTCGCCCGGCTGGCCGGCCTCGGCTTCCGGTCGATCGCCCTGGAGAGCGACCGCGTGGCCGCGCTCGCCGTGGACGACTACGTCCGGGAGGGCGCGGGGAGCCTCGACGCGGTGATGGACGCGGGCTTCTCGCACGGCTTCGGGAAAGCGGAGGCCAACCGGGCGCTGGTCGCCTGGATGCACGCGTACAACCGGGACCGGCCGGCGGAGGAGCGGCTGGCCTTCCACGGCTTCGACGGCCCGGCGGAGACCACCGAGGCGCCCAGCCCGCGGCCCTACCTGGAGTACGCCCGCGACTACCTGGGGCTCGACCTCGACATCGCCGGCCTCGTCGGCGACGACGAGCGGTGGGCCCGCACGGAGGCGATCCTGGACCCGGCCGCCTCCCCCGGCGCGACGCCCGAGGCCGCGCGGCTGCGGGCGGTCGCCGACGACATGCTCGTCTCGCTCCACGCCCGGGCACCGGGTCTGATCGCGGCGACCTCGCACACCGCGTGGCTGCGGGCCAGGACGCACCTCACCGCCGGCCTCGACCTGCTCCGCCACCACGGGCAGGCGGCGCACCGCATCGACCTGGGCCCGCGGCTGAACCTCCTGGCCGCCACCCGGGCCTCCTACATGGCGCGGAACCTCCTCGACATCCGCACCGCCGAGGCCCGGCGCGGCCCGACCCTGGCCTTCGCGCACAACCTGCACCTGAAACCGGTCCCGACCGGCATGGCGATGGCCGGCGAGCAGCTCACCTGGTCCAGCACCGGCTCCATCGTCGCCGCCCTGTCCGGCGAGGAGTACGCCTTCATCGCCGGCGGCCTGGGCCGCAGCGCCACCATCGGGCTCGCCGGCCCCGGACCGGACACCTACGAGGCCCACCTGGGCGCCGCCGTCACCACCTGGGACCTGGTCGAGGCGGCCGCCCCGGCCTCCGCCCGCCCCCGCACCGACGCCGTGCCCGAGCAGGGCTACTTCCCGCTCGACCGGGAGACCCTGGACGCGGCCGCCGCGGTCCTGCACATCCCCGACGGCCCGGCCGCGGCGGCGTCGCTGCGGGGCTGA
- a CDS encoding TioE family transcriptional regulator, protein MIILRPSDLAREHGISAQAVRNYERNGRIPPAERTRSGYRIYTEVHAAALRAYLALIAAYGYPTADRVMLALHDGALDDALTAIDRGHDQLLRDRETLAAVRRALDHLTAEAPPEPGAAPDRPAGRGPRTIGELAHRLGVTAATLRSWEEAGILAPERDPATGFRVFRETDVRDAELAHLLRRGGYLLDHIAAVVRQIRIVGGTGALSASMEDWQRKLTARGRAMLAASARLHDYLDLLDGAGARPASASEEPRVTARRPGR, encoded by the coding sequence GTGATCATCTTGCGACCATCCGACCTCGCCCGCGAGCACGGCATATCGGCCCAGGCGGTCCGCAACTACGAGCGGAACGGCCGCATTCCGCCCGCCGAGCGGACGCGCAGCGGCTACCGGATCTACACCGAGGTGCACGCGGCGGCGCTCCGCGCCTACCTCGCCCTCATCGCGGCCTACGGCTACCCGACCGCCGACCGGGTCATGCTCGCCCTGCACGACGGCGCGCTCGACGACGCCCTGACCGCCATCGACCGCGGCCACGACCAGCTGCTCCGCGACCGGGAGACCCTCGCCGCGGTGCGCAGGGCGCTGGACCACCTCACCGCGGAGGCGCCGCCGGAGCCCGGGGCCGCCCCGGACCGGCCGGCCGGCCGCGGCCCCCGCACCATCGGCGAGCTCGCCCACCGGCTCGGCGTCACCGCGGCGACCCTGCGCAGCTGGGAGGAGGCCGGCATCCTCGCCCCCGAACGCGATCCGGCCACCGGGTTCCGCGTCTTCCGCGAGACCGACGTCCGCGACGCCGAACTCGCGCACCTCCTCAGGCGCGGGGGGTACCTGCTCGACCACATCGCCGCCGTGGTCCGCCAGATCCGCATCGTCGGCGGCACCGGGGCGCTGTCCGCCTCCATGGAGGACTGGCAGCGGAAACTGACCGCCCGCGGCCGCGCCATGCTGGCCGCGTCCGCCCGGCTCCACGACTACCTGGACCTGCTCGACGGCGCCGGAGCGCGGCCCGCCTCCGCTTCCGAAGAGCCCCGGGTCACCGCTCGGCGGCCTGGCCGGTGA
- a CDS encoding alpha/beta fold hydrolase: protein MFRTTRATALTALCCTVVGTGLTGCSDVRAGLDEVRSDLESAADEAATDGELFTGAKTLGVDGGSVNLSCSGAPADDRPVVLLMAGMGDGLDTLADLQAALGEKDRVCSYDRFGEGESDRPDGPQSIADSGKVLTAVLEDVSPDGPAVLVGHSLGGLIAARYAPDHRDRVAGLVLLDATSPTMLDDITGVIPESATGEGAEVREQNIALFEGENPEMIVIESDPEVGSAGDVPVEIIRHGVPYLGEVPEYGDDLERVWAEGQEKWRGLSSGSRLVTAEESGHYIHVDQPEIAVEAVRRVTGQAAER, encoded by the coding sequence ATGTTCCGCACCACCCGGGCGACCGCTCTGACCGCGCTGTGCTGCACCGTGGTCGGCACCGGGCTCACCGGCTGCTCCGATGTGCGGGCCGGCCTGGACGAGGTCCGGTCCGATCTGGAGTCCGCAGCGGACGAGGCGGCGACCGACGGCGAGCTGTTCACCGGGGCGAAGACGCTCGGCGTCGACGGCGGTTCGGTGAACCTCTCCTGCTCCGGCGCCCCGGCGGACGACCGGCCGGTGGTGCTGCTGATGGCCGGGATGGGCGACGGGCTGGACACCCTGGCCGACCTCCAGGCGGCGCTGGGCGAGAAGGACCGGGTCTGCTCCTACGACCGGTTCGGCGAGGGCGAGAGCGACCGGCCGGACGGGCCGCAGAGCATCGCCGACAGCGGGAAGGTGCTGACCGCCGTCCTCGAGGACGTCTCCCCCGACGGCCCGGCCGTGCTGGTCGGCCACTCGCTGGGCGGGCTGATCGCCGCCCGCTACGCCCCCGACCACCGGGACAGGGTCGCGGGCCTGGTCCTGCTGGACGCCACCTCGCCGACGATGCTCGACGACATCACCGGTGTGATCCCCGAGTCGGCCACCGGTGAGGGGGCCGAGGTCCGTGAGCAGAACATCGCGCTGTTCGAGGGGGAGAACCCGGAGATGATCGTCATCGAGAGCGACCCGGAGGTCGGTTCCGCCGGGGACGTCCCGGTGGAGATCATCCGGCACGGCGTCCCCTACCTCGGCGAGGTCCCCGAGTACGGCGACGACCTGGAGCGGGTATGGGCCGAGGGCCAGGAGAAGTGGCGCGGGCTCTCCAGCGGCAGCAGGCTCGTCACCGCCGAGGAGAGCGGCCACTACATCCACGTCGACCAGCCCGAGATCGCCGTCGAGGCCGTCCGGCGCGTCACCGGCCAGGCCGCCGAGCGGTGA
- a CDS encoding glycosyltransferase, with the protein MRVLLSAYGTRGDVEPVAALAVRLRALGAQVRVCAPPDQVFAELLARVGVPLVPFEKPWRSSEAGPPAAEERVGDVDAFVGGCIDATYGTLVEAAEECDVLLATGMLHFVARSAAEKAGVPHRFAVFAPVLDAPQRDAVVGAPINAHRASIGLPPVDDVRAFLFTERPWVAMDPVLAPRPDPAGLDTVRTGPWTLPDDRPLPADLAAFLDAGAPPVYVGFGSMQVLQDSARAAIEAARAQGRRVILSRGWAGLDPVDDAGDCFAVGEVNQQELFRRVAAVVHHGGAGTTATAARAGAPQVVVAQAADQPYWAARVADLGIGAAHDGPAPNAASLSAALRTALAPETRVRAKTVAGMVRTDGAETAARLLLDAAARGR; encoded by the coding sequence ATGCGGGTACTGCTGTCGGCGTACGGCACGCGCGGGGACGTCGAACCGGTGGCGGCGCTGGCGGTGCGGCTGCGCGCGCTCGGCGCGCAGGTGCGGGTGTGCGCGCCGCCGGACCAGGTCTTCGCGGAGCTGCTGGCCCGCGTCGGCGTGCCGCTGGTGCCGTTCGAGAAGCCGTGGCGCTCATCGGAGGCGGGGCCGCCGGCGGCCGAGGAGCGGGTCGGCGACGTGGACGCGTTCGTCGGCGGGTGCATCGACGCGACGTACGGCACGCTCGTCGAGGCCGCCGAGGAGTGCGACGTCCTGCTGGCCACCGGCATGCTGCACTTCGTCGCGCGGTCGGCGGCCGAGAAGGCGGGCGTCCCGCACCGGTTCGCGGTCTTCGCGCCCGTGCTGGACGCCCCGCAGCGGGACGCGGTGGTCGGGGCGCCGATCAACGCCCACCGGGCGTCGATCGGCCTGCCGCCGGTGGACGACGTCCGCGCGTTCCTGTTCACCGAGCGGCCGTGGGTGGCGATGGACCCGGTGCTGGCCCCGCGGCCGGACCCGGCCGGTCTCGACACGGTGCGCACGGGCCCCTGGACCCTGCCGGACGACCGCCCGCTCCCCGCGGACCTGGCGGCGTTCCTGGACGCCGGCGCACCGCCGGTGTACGTGGGCTTCGGCAGCATGCAGGTCCTGCAGGACAGCGCCCGGGCCGCGATCGAGGCGGCCCGCGCGCAGGGCCGCCGGGTCATCCTCTCCCGCGGCTGGGCCGGCCTGGACCCGGTCGACGACGCCGGCGACTGCTTCGCCGTCGGCGAGGTCAACCAGCAGGAGCTGTTCCGCCGGGTGGCCGCCGTCGTGCACCACGGCGGCGCCGGCACCACCGCGACCGCGGCCCGGGCCGGCGCACCCCAGGTGGTGGTGGCCCAGGCCGCGGACCAGCCCTACTGGGCCGCCCGGGTGGCCGACCTGGGCATCGGCGCCGCCCACGACGGCCCGGCGCCGAACGCCGCGTCGCTGTCGGCCGCCCTCCGCACCGCCCTGGCCCCCGAAACCCGCGTCCGCGCGAAGACCGTGGCCGGCATGGTCCGCACCGACGGCGCCGAGACGGCCGCGCGGCTACTGCTCGACGCGGCCGCCAGAGGGCGATAG
- a CDS encoding helix-turn-helix domain-containing protein — MSGNAHPGELGEFLKARQAELSPRTVGLPDGGARRRVEGLRREEVALLASISPDYYTRLEQGRRQASAPVLDVLARVLHLDDEERAYMFEPAGKDAARPRRRNGQKVRPQLRRLLDELTTTPAFVLERRMDVLAWNPMAAALLTDFAKLPEKERNYAWLLFTDPAVKDLHVDWEDMARACVAMLRREAGRDPHDRRMAALVGALSIRNEDFRRWWGDHHVASRGRGTKALRHPVAGGLTLDWDALTCAGDPDQQLVVWTAEPGTPSHDGLRFLSSWTEQAGRPLPR, encoded by the coding sequence ATGAGCGGTAACGCGCACCCCGGTGAGCTGGGGGAATTCCTCAAGGCGCGGCAGGCCGAGCTCAGTCCGCGCACGGTCGGGCTGCCCGACGGCGGTGCCCGGCGGCGGGTCGAGGGACTGCGCCGGGAGGAGGTCGCCCTGCTGGCGTCGATCAGCCCCGACTACTACACCCGCCTGGAGCAGGGGCGCCGGCAGGCGTCCGCGCCGGTGCTCGACGTCCTCGCCCGGGTGCTGCACCTCGACGACGAGGAGCGCGCCTACATGTTCGAGCCGGCGGGCAAGGACGCCGCCCGGCCGCGCCGGCGGAACGGGCAGAAGGTCCGGCCCCAGCTGCGGCGGCTGCTCGACGAGCTCACCACCACCCCGGCCTTCGTGCTGGAGCGGCGGATGGACGTCCTCGCCTGGAACCCGATGGCCGCCGCCCTGCTCACCGATTTCGCGAAGCTTCCGGAGAAGGAGCGCAACTACGCCTGGCTGCTCTTCACCGACCCCGCGGTGAAGGACCTCCACGTGGATTGGGAGGACATGGCCCGCGCCTGCGTGGCGATGCTGCGCAGGGAGGCCGGGCGCGACCCGCACGACCGCCGGATGGCGGCCCTGGTCGGCGCGCTCTCCATCCGGAACGAGGACTTCCGCCGCTGGTGGGGCGACCACCACGTCGCCTCCCGGGGCAGGGGCACCAAGGCGCTGCGCCACCCCGTCGCCGGCGGGCTCACCCTGGACTGGGACGCCCTGACCTGCGCCGGCGACCCCGACCAGCAGCTGGTGGTGTGGACCGCCGAACCCGGCACCCCCTCGCACGACGGGCTGCGCTTCCTGTCCTCCTGGACGGAGCAGGCCGGCCGCCCTCTCCCTCGTTGA
- a CDS encoding alpha/beta hydrolase — MESVRFKNRTWDVAADLRLPEGFDRAKKYPAIICAHPIGSCKEQTSGSVYAERLIELGYVTLAFDA, encoded by the coding sequence ATGGAATCGGTGCGCTTCAAGAACCGGACCTGGGACGTGGCGGCGGACCTCCGCCTCCCGGAGGGCTTCGACCGCGCGAAGAAGTACCCGGCGATCATCTGCGCCCACCCGATCGGCAGCTGCAAGGAGCAGACCTCCGGCAGCGTCTACGCCGAGCGGCTGATCGAGCTGGGGTACGTGACCCTCGCCTTCGACGCCTAG
- a CDS encoding alpha/beta hydrolase, with protein MEDPATRVEDFRCAVDHLVTLDYVDEDRIGTVGVCGGGGYAVNAAMTDRRIKALGTVVAADYGRVIREGGLTPGAAIETLEAIGRQRTAEARGAEPLITTYAPTAEQVKQAGITDPDIVDAVDYYQTPRGQHPGSPNRLLFSGLSAALGFDAFHLAEELLTQPLQIIIGDVPGAFGSYRDGFELFNRARSAKKDLFVVEGAGHYDLYDQPEATGKALRKLGEFFKENL; from the coding sequence CTGGAGGACCCCGCCACCCGCGTCGAGGACTTCCGCTGCGCCGTGGACCACCTGGTGACGCTCGACTACGTCGACGAGGACCGGATCGGCACCGTGGGCGTCTGCGGCGGGGGCGGCTACGCGGTGAACGCCGCGATGACCGACCGCCGGATCAAGGCGCTGGGCACCGTGGTCGCCGCCGACTACGGCCGGGTGATACGCGAGGGCGGCCTCACCCCCGGCGCGGCGATCGAGACGCTGGAGGCCATCGGCCGGCAGCGCACCGCCGAGGCGCGCGGCGCCGAGCCGCTGATCACCACCTACGCCCCCACCGCCGAGCAGGTGAAGCAGGCCGGGATCACCGACCCCGACATCGTCGACGCCGTCGATTACTACCAGACGCCCCGCGGGCAGCACCCCGGCTCGCCGAACAGGCTGCTCTTCTCCGGCCTCTCCGCGGCGCTCGGCTTCGACGCCTTCCACCTGGCGGAGGAGCTGCTGACCCAGCCGCTGCAGATCATCATCGGCGACGTCCCGGGCGCGTTCGGCTCCTACCGCGACGGCTTCGAACTCTTCAACCGGGCCCGCTCCGCGAAGAAGGACCTGTTCGTCGTCGAGGGCGCCGGCCACTACGACCTGTACGACCAGCCGGAGGCCACCGGCAAGGCCCTCCGGAAGCTGGGGGAGTTCTTCAAGGAGAACCTCTGA
- a CDS encoding P1 family peptidase — translation MGEQATGRSVRVEVGEGARTGVRNDVTDVPGIRVGQAQRVGDGYRTGVTVVLPPAEGAVAGVDVRGAAPGTRETDLLDPRNMVERVHAVVLGGGSAYGLDAAGGVMHRLADAGVGLQVGAEGEVVPIVPAAVLYDLGRGGRFRAVPDAALGAEACADAEGGGAVARGSVGAGTGALAGGLAGGVGSASLLLADGTAVGALAAVNAAGSAVDPRTGALYGAHDGLAGEFALALPDRAELEAWGGPAAPGGFNTTIGVVATDLRLTKAQAAKLAGVAQDGLARAVRPAHTMVDGDTVFALSTGEREGDAAAFQRVLSATASVFARAVADGVLHASGRPGAPCYRDVFPSAVAGGR, via the coding sequence ATGGGCGAGCAGGCGACGGGGCGGTCGGTTCGGGTCGAGGTCGGGGAGGGGGCCCGGACCGGGGTGCGCAACGACGTGACCGACGTGCCGGGGATCCGCGTCGGCCAGGCCCAGCGGGTCGGCGACGGGTACCGGACCGGGGTGACGGTGGTGCTGCCCCCGGCGGAGGGCGCGGTCGCCGGGGTGGACGTGCGCGGGGCGGCCCCCGGCACCCGGGAGACCGACCTGCTCGACCCGCGGAACATGGTGGAGCGGGTGCACGCGGTCGTGCTCGGCGGCGGGTCGGCGTACGGGCTGGACGCGGCGGGCGGCGTCATGCACCGGCTGGCCGACGCCGGGGTGGGGCTGCAGGTCGGCGCGGAGGGCGAGGTGGTGCCGATCGTGCCCGCGGCGGTCCTGTACGACCTGGGCCGGGGCGGCCGGTTCCGGGCCGTTCCGGACGCGGCGCTGGGGGCCGAGGCCTGCGCCGACGCCGAGGGCGGCGGGGCGGTGGCGCGCGGCTCGGTGGGCGCGGGCACCGGGGCGCTGGCCGGCGGCCTGGCCGGCGGGGTGGGGTCGGCGAGCCTGCTGCTGGCCGACGGCACCGCGGTGGGGGCGCTGGCCGCGGTCAACGCGGCGGGCAGCGCGGTCGACCCGCGCACCGGCGCGCTGTACGGGGCGCACGACGGGCTGGCCGGCGAGTTCGCGCTGGCGCTGCCGGACCGGGCGGAACTGGAGGCGTGGGGCGGCCCGGCGGCGCCGGGCGGCTTCAACACCACCATCGGGGTGGTCGCCACCGACCTGCGGCTGACCAAGGCGCAGGCGGCGAAGCTGGCCGGCGTCGCCCAGGACGGCCTGGCCCGCGCGGTGCGCCCGGCGCACACCATGGTCGACGGCGACACCGTGTTCGCCCTGTCCACCGGCGAGCGCGAGGGCGACGCGGCGGCGTTCCAGCGGGTCCTGTCCGCCACCGCGTCGGTCTTCGCCCGCGCGGTCGCCGACGGCGTCCTGCACGCCTCGGGCCGCCCGGGGGCGCCGTGCTACCGGGACGTCTTCCCCTCGGCGGTGGCCGGGGGCCGGTAG
- a CDS encoding YdeI/OmpD-associated family protein codes for MDELDGVEIIAFPDAEAFEDWLAEHHTRGEGVWVKVAKKKSGLPTVTSEELVDIGLCYGWISGQRRSLDERYYLQKYVPRRPGSLWSKVNVDKVAELTAAGRMREPGLAEVRRAQEDGRWAAAYAPQRTAEVPPDLAAALDADPAARKAFEELDKTGRYQVALPLLQALTPETRRARLDRAVRRLADGEKPG; via the coding sequence ATGGACGAGCTCGACGGCGTGGAGATCATCGCCTTCCCGGACGCCGAGGCGTTCGAGGACTGGCTGGCCGAACACCACACCCGCGGTGAGGGCGTGTGGGTCAAAGTGGCGAAGAAGAAGTCCGGCCTCCCCACGGTCACCTCCGAGGAGCTGGTCGACATCGGGCTGTGCTACGGCTGGATCTCCGGGCAGCGGCGCTCCCTCGACGAGCGGTACTACCTGCAGAAGTACGTGCCGCGCCGGCCCGGGAGCCTGTGGTCGAAGGTGAACGTGGACAAGGTCGCGGAGCTGACCGCCGCCGGCCGGATGCGCGAGCCCGGCCTGGCCGAGGTGCGCCGGGCCCAGGAGGACGGCCGCTGGGCCGCGGCCTACGCACCGCAGAGGACCGCGGAGGTGCCCCCCGACCTCGCGGCGGCCCTCGACGCGGACCCCGCCGCCCGGAAGGCCTTCGAGGAACTCGACAAGACCGGCCGCTACCAGGTGGCCCTGCCGCTCCTCCAGGCCCTCACCCCGGAGACCAGGCGGGCCCGCCTGGACAGGGCCGTGCGGAGACTGGCGGACGGGGAGAAACCGGGGTGA
- a CDS encoding YciI family protein, whose protein sequence is MLFHVHGQDRPGIGNELLDLAEEHWSYMDRFAGRLVLRGPTLTEDGEEHTGSVHIVDLPDRAGADRIAGGPAALTARRRRRGGRG, encoded by the coding sequence ATGCTTTTCCACGTTCACGGCCAGGACAGGCCCGGGATCGGGAACGAACTGCTCGATCTGGCCGAAGAGCACTGGTCCTACATGGACCGCTTCGCCGGCCGGCTGGTGCTGCGCGGGCCGACCCTCACCGAGGACGGAGAGGAGCACACCGGAAGCGTGCACATCGTCGACCTGCCGGACCGCGCCGGCGCGGACCGGATCGCCGGCGGGCCCGCGGCACTCACCGCCCGGCGCCGGCGCCGCGGAGGACGCGGCTGA
- a CDS encoding DUF2207 domain-containing protein, giving the protein MPPEERGGRRAARLRVRQVLAALAVAAVLIAAVAFAVAALAPDDGPQAPGPDTGRAVTSFRSEVRVERNGDVRVTERITYEFGGDGSPVVRRLPHTSSIDGAPERNLGLRYVDVPDDGGVQPVETDSDGDEETEIRIGDPDTPLTGTRSFTTEYIYENLLVPDGQGRPRLFFDAVGTDWSLPVRDVTVDVLLPGEPEKAACYAGPQGSRNPCDAERDEGEDRAVFTQRSIAPGQAMSVDLSLGPGDLDVEIPAPEEEKKEEDGGTDSTTVVLLVFAWGVAILAVLGIIFGAGRTVPGGGGRYRSGGGGRYGGGAYGGGGGGDDGGGAGDGGGGGGGD; this is encoded by the coding sequence ATGCCCCCTGAGGAACGGGGCGGCCGCCGGGCCGCCCGACTCCGTGTCAGACAGGTGCTCGCCGCCCTGGCGGTCGCCGCCGTGCTGATCGCCGCGGTCGCGTTCGCCGTCGCCGCGCTCGCGCCGGACGACGGGCCGCAGGCGCCCGGCCCGGACACCGGCCGCGCGGTCACCTCGTTCCGCTCCGAGGTCCGGGTGGAGCGGAACGGCGACGTCCGGGTGACCGAGCGGATCACCTACGAGTTCGGCGGCGACGGGTCCCCGGTCGTCCGGCGGCTGCCGCACACCTCGAGCATCGACGGCGCCCCGGAGCGGAATCTGGGGCTGCGCTACGTCGACGTCCCCGACGACGGCGGCGTGCAGCCGGTCGAGACGGACAGCGACGGGGACGAGGAGACCGAGATCCGCATCGGCGACCCGGACACCCCGCTCACCGGGACCCGCTCCTTCACCACCGAGTACATCTACGAGAACCTGCTGGTGCCGGACGGCCAGGGCCGCCCCCGGCTCTTCTTCGACGCGGTCGGGACCGACTGGTCGCTCCCGGTCCGCGACGTCACCGTCGACGTCCTCCTGCCCGGCGAGCCGGAGAAGGCGGCCTGCTACGCCGGCCCGCAGGGCTCCCGGAACCCCTGCGACGCGGAGCGGGACGAGGGCGAGGACCGGGCGGTCTTCACCCAGCGGAGCATCGCCCCCGGCCAGGCGATGAGCGTCGACCTCTCCCTCGGCCCGGGCGACCTCGACGTGGAGATCCCGGCCCCCGAGGAGGAGAAGAAGGAGGAGGACGGCGGCACCGACTCCACGACGGTGGTGCTGCTCGTGTTCGCCTGGGGCGTCGCCATCCTCGCCGTGCTCGGCATCATCTTCGGTGCGGGGCGCACCGTTCCCGGCGGAGGCGGGCGCTACCGGTCCGGTGGGGGCGGTCGCTACGGGGGCGGAGCCTACGGCGGTGGCGGTGGCGGCGACGACGGAGGCGGTGCGGGCGACGGCGGCGGAGGGGGCGGCGGTGACTGA
- a CDS encoding DUF2207 domain-containing protein — translation MPPEEQGGRRAAHFTPETLIAVATAASVLVAAGFAAAALIRSAASEGEPEPFHTREVHALRTDVRVEADGDVHVTERITYEFTGAASPVIRRLPHTAIIENYLVTGGQRDASETSEWDQGLRDVRVVDDGGVRSLKVAEEDGQTEVRVADPEAELTGTRSFTIEYTYRDLLVRDADGRPRLFLDVVRADWLVPVRDVGVGVALPGAPENAVCRAGKYRSGEPCTSEETSGGEVEFTQRGAALDEAVRIDIALGPDDVDPPPPRLVEPASGWGSALFLGLLVLGFAAAVRRSARRAPDDPYGRRNREDGGGGGGPQPGWDDGGGDGGD, via the coding sequence ATGCCCCCTGAAGAACAGGGCGGCCGCCGGGCCGCCCACTTCACCCCCGAAACCCTGATCGCCGTCGCGACCGCCGCCTCCGTGCTGGTGGCCGCCGGGTTCGCCGCCGCCGCGCTCATCCGGTCCGCCGCCTCGGAGGGGGAACCCGAACCGTTCCACACCCGCGAGGTGCACGCGCTCCGGACCGACGTCCGGGTCGAGGCCGACGGGGACGTCCACGTGACCGAGCGGATCACCTACGAGTTCACCGGCGCCGCCTCCCCGGTGATCCGCCGGCTGCCGCACACCGCGATCATCGAGAACTACCTGGTCACCGGCGGTCAGCGGGACGCAAGCGAAACCTCGGAGTGGGACCAGGGGCTCCGGGACGTGCGGGTGGTCGACGACGGCGGCGTGCGGTCCCTGAAGGTCGCCGAGGAGGACGGCCAGACCGAGGTCCGCGTCGCCGATCCCGAGGCCGAACTCACCGGCACCCGCTCCTTCACCATCGAGTACACCTACCGGGACCTGCTGGTGCGGGACGCCGACGGCCGCCCGCGGCTCTTCCTGGACGTGGTCCGGGCCGACTGGCTGGTCCCGGTCCGCGACGTCGGCGTCGGCGTGGCCCTGCCCGGCGCCCCCGAGAACGCGGTCTGCCGCGCCGGGAAGTACCGCTCCGGAGAACCCTGCACCTCGGAGGAGACCTCCGGCGGAGAGGTGGAGTTCACCCAGCGGGGAGCCGCGCTCGACGAGGCGGTGCGCATCGACATCGCCCTCGGCCCGGACGACGTCGACCCGCCCCCTCCCCGGCTCGTGGAGCCCGCCAGTGGCTGGGGGAGTGCGCTGTTCCTCGGCCTCCTCGTGCTCGGTTTCGCCGCAGCCGTACGCCGCTCCGCCCGCCGCGCCCCCGACGATCCCTACGGCAGACGGAACAGAGAGGACGGGGGCGGCGGCGGAGGTCCGCAGCCCGGCTGGGACGACGGGGGCGGCGACGGAGGGGACTGA
- a CDS encoding LLM class flavin-dependent oxidoreductase translates to MSNVSEQFTVAVTLPGLYGPEVTEGTGVTAAARLAERLGFDAVLAPDLLTGDGTPALESIVAVTAAAAATERIGVGFGVLVPPVRPLPLTAAQIATVQHLSGGRVRLLGVGAGGFPQSPFWPASGAPAAGRGARLDAAIDALPGLLAGRPTAPGPGLPEVSLAPGVPVPPILVGGGDTEKTLARAARADGWLPSLMPPRRFAAGVRRLTELAGGRPAPHALIGGHVLLGPDSEIAPARDALVRSLVDEHGMDPADAAEAPMAGSPKQVAERLAEYREAGATGVAVSLDGDDWPRLAELFAEALALPA, encoded by the coding sequence ATGTCCAACGTGTCCGAGCAGTTCACCGTCGCCGTCACCCTGCCCGGGCTGTACGGGCCGGAGGTCACCGAGGGGACCGGGGTCACCGCCGCCGCTCGCCTCGCCGAGCGGCTCGGCTTCGACGCGGTGCTCGCCCCCGACCTGCTCACCGGCGATGGAACGCCCGCCCTGGAGAGCATCGTCGCGGTCACCGCGGCGGCCGCCGCGACCGAGCGGATCGGAGTCGGGTTCGGGGTGCTGGTGCCGCCGGTGCGCCCGCTGCCGCTGACCGCCGCGCAGATCGCGACGGTGCAGCACCTCTCCGGCGGCCGGGTGCGGCTGCTGGGCGTGGGCGCCGGCGGCTTTCCGCAGAGCCCGTTCTGGCCCGCCTCGGGTGCGCCCGCGGCGGGCCGGGGCGCCCGGTTGGACGCCGCGATCGACGCGCTGCCCGGTCTGCTCGCCGGGCGGCCGACCGCCCCCGGCCCGGGCCTGCCCGAGGTCTCCCTGGCCCCGGGGGTTCCGGTGCCGCCGATCCTGGTCGGCGGCGGCGACACGGAGAAGACCCTGGCCCGCGCGGCCCGGGCCGACGGCTGGCTGCCCTCCCTCATGCCGCCGCGCCGGTTCGCGGCGGGGGTGCGCCGCCTTACCGAACTGGCCGGGGGCCGGCCGGCGCCGCACGCCCTGATCGGCGGGCACGTGCTGCTCGGCCCGGACTCCGAGATCGCCCCGGCCCGCGATGCCCTGGTCCGCTCGCTGGTCGACGAGCACGGCATGGACCCCGCGGACGCCGCCGAGGCGCCGATGGCCGGCTCCCCGAAGCAGGTGGCCGAACGCCTCGCCGAGTACCGCGAGGCCGGCGCCACCGGCGTGGCGGTCTCGCTGGACGGCGACGACTGGCCGCGGCTGGCCGAACTCTTCGCCGAGGCGCTCGCGCTGCCGGCCTGA